A single window of Chitinophaga sp. XS-30 DNA harbors:
- a CDS encoding cation:proton antiporter, which yields MSLNDYLFYVIMPILCLSIVLVAFRFFKGPSIADRVIALDLLISIGIGIITVYSIFTSQSTFLDDAMILALIAFLGTVAFSYYLEKKEEK from the coding sequence ATGAGCCTGAACGACTATCTTTTTTATGTGATCATGCCAATACTCTGTCTTTCGATCGTGCTGGTGGCGTTCCGTTTCTTCAAGGGACCAAGCATCGCGGACAGGGTCATTGCGCTGGACCTGCTGATCAGCATCGGCATCGGCATTATTACCGTTTACAGTATTTTCACAAGCCAGTCCACTTTCCTTGATGATGCGATGATACTGGCGCTGATCGCATTCCTGGGCACGGTGGCTTTTTCCTATTATCTTGAAAAAAAGGAGGAGAAATGA